The following are encoded together in the Patagioenas fasciata isolate bPatFas1 chromosome 7, bPatFas1.hap1, whole genome shotgun sequence genome:
- the NEUROD1 gene encoding neurogenic differentiation factor 1, whose product MTKSYSESGLMGEPQPQGPPTWTDECLSSQDEDHEVDKKEEDLEGLHVEAEEDSLRNGEEEDEEDDLDEEEEEEEEEEDDDQKPKRRGPKKKKMTKARMERFKLRRMKANARERNRMHGLNAALDNLRKVVPCYSKTQKLSKIETLRLAKNYIWALSEILRSGKSPDLVSFVQTLCKGLSQPTTNLVAGCLQLNPRTFLPEQSQEMPPHVAAAGAPFPAHPYPYQSPGLPSPPYGTMDSSHLFHLKPPHAYGAALEPFFESGLAEGASPAFDGPLSPPLSVNGNFSFKHEPAADFDKSYAFTMHYPAAAAAALAAAPAHAAIFPAAASRCEIPVDGLAPYEGHPHHERVLNAQLNAIFHD is encoded by the coding sequence ATGACCAAGTCGTACAGCGAGAGCGGGCTGATGGGCgagccccagccccaggggccCCCGACCTGGACGGACGAGTGCCTCAGCTCCCAGGACGAGGACCACGAGGTggacaagaaggaggaggacCTGGAGGGTCTGCACGTCGAGGCCGAGGAGGACTCACTGCGGAACGGCGAGGAGGAAGACGAGGAGGACGACTtggatgaagaggaggaagaagaggaggaggaagaggacgaCGACCAGAAGCCCAAGAGACGGGGCCCCAAGAAGAAGAAGATGACCAAGGCGCGCATGGAACGGTTCAAACTGCGACGCATGAAGGCCAACGCCCGGGAGCGCAATCGCATGCACGGCCTGAACGCGGCCCTGGACAACCTGCGGAAGGTGGTGCCCTGCTACTCCAAGACGCAGAAGCTCTCCAAGATCGAGACCCTGCGCCTGGCCAAAAACTACATCTGGGCGCTCTCCGAGATCCTGCGCTCGGGTAAGAGCCCCGACCTGGTCTCCTTCGTGCAGACTCTCTGCAAGGGCCTGTCGCAGCCCACCACCAACCTGGTGGCTGGCTGCCTGCAGCTCAACCCACGGACTTTCCTTCCCGAGCAGAGCCAGGAGATGCCGCCCCACGTGGCGGCGGCCGGCGCCCCCTTCCCGGCCCACCCCTACCCCTACCAGTCTCCCGGGCTGCCCAGCCCGCCCTACGGCACCATGGACAGCTCCCACCTCTTCCACCTCAAGCCGCCGCACGCCTACGGCGCCGCGCTCGAGCCCTTCTTCGAGAGCGGCCTGGCCGAGGGCGCCAGCCCCGCCTTCGACGGGCCGCTCAGCCCGCCCCTCAGCGTCAACGGCAACTTCTCCTTCAAGCACGAGCCGGCCGCCGACTTCGACAAGAGCTACGCCTTCACCATGCACtaccccgctgccgccgccgccgcgctggcTGCCGCGCCCGCCCACGCCGCCATCTTcccggccgccgcctcccgctgCGAGATCCCGGTCGACGGCCTGGCGCCCTACGAGGGCCACCCCCACCACGAGCGGGTCCTGAACGCCCAGCTCAACGCCATCTTCCACGACTGA